Proteins co-encoded in one Brassica oleracea var. oleracea cultivar TO1000 chromosome C4, BOL, whole genome shotgun sequence genomic window:
- the LOC106339641 gene encoding 60S ribosomal protein L36a, with translation MVNIPKTKKTYCKNKECKKHTLHKVTQYKKGKDSLAAQGKRRYDRKQSGYGGQTKPVFHKKAKTTKKIVLRLQCQTCKHFSQHSIKRCKHFEIGGDKKGKGTSLF, from the exons ATG GTGAACATTCCCAAGACTAAGAAGACTTACTGCAAGAACAAGGAATGTAAGAAGCATACCTTACACAAGGTCACCCAGTACAAGAAGGGTAAAGACAGTCTTGCTGCCCAGGGTAAACGTCGTTATGACCGCAAACAATCCGGTTACGGTGGTCAGACCAAGCCCGTCTTCCACAAGAAG GCCAAGACTACCAAGAAGATTGTCTTGAGGCTCCAGTGCCAAACATGCAAGCATTTCTCTCAGCACTCAATTAAG AGGTGCAAGCACTTTGAGATTGGTGGAGACAAGAAGGGAAAAGGAACATCTCTCTTTTAA
- the LOC106338696 gene encoding glutathione S-transferase T2-like — MKTAHDIFFNDYQFKFILEHAWRELRFDQKWRSNCACKDGAKDKRKEPEEMVPDLEEVRPHGVKACKAAKRKKHGKEAVYDKLQSMLAVKQNISKQKLLDRLLAKKDTLSDIEVSLKNKLVSEML; from the coding sequence ATGAAGACTGCCCATGACATCTTCTTCAATGACTACCAGTTCAAGTTCATTCTTGAACATGCGTGGAGGGAACTTAGGTTTGATCAAAAATGGAGATCAAACTGTGCTTGCAAAGATGGTGCAAAGGACAAAAGGAAGGAACCTGAGGAGATGGTGCCTGACTTGGAAGAGGTTAGGCCTCATGGTGTTAAGGCTTGCAAAGCAGCGAAACGCAAGAAGCATGGGAAAGAAGCAGTCTATGATAAATTACAGAGCATGCTAGCTGTGAAACAGAACATATCCAAACAGAAACTCCTTGATCGTCTCCTTGCCAAAAAAGATACACTATCTGATATTGAAGTGTCACTGAAAAACAAACTAGTTTCAGAAATGCTTTGA
- the LOC106338697 gene encoding uncharacterized protein LOC106338697 — translation MRQESVRKDVERAFGVLQSRFAIVKNPMKLWDKEKIGRIMRTCVILHNMIVENERDGYTLYDTSDFEAGESSRSSKVKRRESVNIPNMLGIRNQIRDPQIHDRLKADLVENVWEKRGNHDE, via the coding sequence ATGCGTCAAGAATCCGTCAGAAAAGATGTCGAACGTGCTTTTGGAGTATTGCAATCGAGGTTTGCAATAGTTAAAAACCCAATGAAACTATGGGATAAGGAAAAGATAGGAAGGATTATGAGAACTTGTGTCATACTGCACAATATGATAGTAGAGAATGAACGCGACGGATACACTCTGTATGATACATCCGACTTCGAAGCAGGAGAGTCAAGCAGAAGTTCGAAGGTGAAAAGGAGAGAAAGTGTGAATATCCCTAATATGCTTGGGATTCGGAATCAAATTCGGGATCCACAGATACATGATCGTTTGAAAGCTGATTTAGTTGAAAATGTATGGGAAAAACGTGGTAATCATGATGAATAA